The Primulina huaijiensis isolate GDHJ02 chromosome 9, ASM1229523v2, whole genome shotgun sequence genomic interval attgaaaaataaaataaaaaaatgaactcaataaaaattgaacatATAACATAAACCCAAAAAAAACAATGACTATATCCACTAAACTACATAtaacttacattaaaattttaacattttattaatatatataaatataaaaacagaccatgacaccaaagttagttactctaagtgtctcaacattaataaaatagtatatatatatatatgtatatgtataaatatacaatacaattttaagcttattaaaattattaaagttttctcgtaaaatgttatatttgagttttatttttactatttattttatctatttagtTACGTAAAAGGgcatttttttatacaatacaattttaagcatatttaaaaaaaataagttttctcgtaaaatgttatatttgagtttttttttttaaaaaaaaattgttacgTAAAAgggtatttttaaaaaatagttgtGGTAAAAAAACGATTCAAATGAGTAACATGCACTCACACCCATAACTCATAAGCTACTTCAATTGAAAATGATTCcaactaatttttgaaaaacagaATAGGAAactttgcaaaaaaaaaaaaaatttgtttgcaaaaaaaattatgttttacaAAAGTTATTAAATTTGTAGATcagaaaaaattagaaaaaataaaagtgaACATTGATTGAAAACAAAAGTGAAAAACTAAAAATCACAAACTATGTATTATtcgataaataaaatattctaataCGAACTTTTAATAGAATCAGCTTTTTGATTTCATTTAAtgtaaaatttgagaaaaacacaatattgatttttttaagtaaaaaaatcaataataactTTTTCCAGTTATTGCAAACACTCTTTGATTAAACTTTAAATGAAATCTATTTCTATAAAAATTATTGCAGAACTTATTCGATTAAAAACATCCATTTCATCgattttttacattaaaaatcataagtcgttctcatcaaatttaaaatttttgagtcGTCATTGGATTAACATCATTCTAAAATTTTCTAACAGTATTTAATTGCGtgtaatttttaaagtaaattatattCTATTATAAATTTATGTAGTTTCATGTAGTACAAACATATAAAAgaaaattcacatttttttaatcatgtaatgattttttttgtcaatcaaTTTACGATCTTAGTTcactaatttatattttttttcgattCTTATAATTTCTCGTCAGAAGCTAATATATGACACGAGAACATGATGACACGATataattgaaaaacaaatttgttgaattaattttgtgGATTGAcgataacataaaatatttttattaccaTACTtgtaagagtaggtctcttgtgaaacggtctcacgaatatttatctgtgagacgagtcaactctaccgatattcacaataaaaaataatatttttagcataaaaagtaatattttttcatgggtgacccaaataagagatctgtctcacaaaatacgatccgtgaaaccgtctcacgcAAGTTTTTCCCTAGTTATAAATGTTAAATTCTATAAAATCATGGGCGTGTACGTAATTTCAAACACACTTGTTTCTGTTCTCTGTGTCCGAACTCCGATGCACAGACGCTCCCCGCTCGCGACGACTTTAATTTGAACCAAATTTatatgagatatatatatatatatatatacacacacactctGATTTACTCTCTcatatttccattttttttaaaaatgtttctGTACCATCCTCTGTAATCTGTATATGCTAACCCAACACGAACGGTGACACTGACTTCTCCTCTTGATATTTTCGCCAATTTCGAAATAATTGAATCAATATGTTCTAGATTTTAAGCAAAACCCTCGTTTGTTTTCCTCCTTTTTATTGATGACTTATTGATTCGAAGCAGTTGTTAGTTCCAGGTAATCCACCGATGTGGAGTTTCTATTTCTTGACGTGGTATTTCTTGCTTCTTTCAtgcttattttttttgtttaatttctgATCTCAAATGATTCTCCCCCTTTTTTGGCTGGTTGTTTGTGTGATTGGGGTGGGGATTCAAGGATTTTTTTTACATGAGTTTACTTGAGAAGCTTTTCACATGCATTTTTGGGTATGTATGGGTGAGTTGATAAATTATATTTCCATGTCAATTCACACGAAATGCTGGAAATTAAGACCTGTTGTATGCTGTTGGGGTTGTTATGTTTCAGGATTCAGGAATTTTCATTCTTAGTAACTTTTCCTCTGGATGATTTGAAAACCTACTAATTTGGTAGTAGATGCAAAAAGTCCTTACTTGGCTTATGTTATTTCCTTAATTCCAAATCTAAGATTCAGTAAATCTTAGTTTTTATCCTTTCTCTTAAAGAAATGattaaatttagtttttttaaaataattattttctttttctcctACGGGCAAGCATTGATGGGTTCTTATAACGAGCAGGTGCAGGGTTAGACACCATGGGGTCTTCAACTTTGTGATCAAATACTATAAATTgtgatttaaaatttgattgtGCCAATCCTTGAACTTTTCACGCGGTTACACGTCTACATTTTGGAATACTTCGAATGCAATATTTTTTGTTGAACAGAGTATTTGTTTGTTGGGTGGTTTGTCAAACACATTTGCTTTTTAATGGAGGCAGTAGGCAACTTGGTTTCATCTTTACTGTAAGAAAATGCAGGTTCTCTAACATCATTCGACAATGTTGCACAATTAGATGGTCTGCGGAAGGCAAGGGATCATAGATTGTGAAGTGCTTTATTAGCGACCGATCTCTGAACCTAGCTTCACCAGTTATAAACCCTCTGTGCCGTATATAACTAGTGCAAACAAGTGTTGAAATCGTAGATGAATGATTTAGTGTTATTTTCATTACTTCATTTAATATGTCTTGCGTTTGGTTTATTTTGACCTATTACAGGCTTGTGTTCGTACCAGTTGTCTTTGCTTCCAATGGCGAGTGGAGCATCTTATTATGATGACTTGCGAAATAAACCTGAGGTCATTGATCCACCCCAGAACGAGGACATGTTGGATGTTGGAGAACATGTCAAGGATAGTGGTCAAACTGCCATAAAATCTGATGTCACTGTCTCAAGTAGTGTCCGGGAGCTGCTGGAATGTCCAGTTTGTTTAAATGCTATGTACCCACCCATTCATCAGGTGCAGCAATCTTCTATCTGAGATTTGAAGTATGAGATTTGTGACATCAGTTTTTTTGTTACTTTCTTATACCTCTGTCAGTAGACTCAGTGCCATGTGCATAATTCTGGGTTTGCCAccgatttttattatttcttagATACTTATATGTATACTTAATGAGACAAAGATGACAATTACGACATAATCGGGCAGATCTTGCCTTCAATGAGAATAGCATGAAACACATGTTTCTTAGTCTTAGTCGTGGAAGAGTATGTGGAACGGTGTTTCTTCTGTTTGGTTTGGGTGTGTTGTGGGATGTGGGCAGGGTTGAGGTTGAATCTTTCTTATTAAGAACCCCAGGATTTTTCATTTCTGTAATCAATGTCTACCATTTTGTTTCTGCAGTGCTCCAATGGTCACACATTGTGTTCTGGTTGCAAACCAAGGGTTCACAACCGTTGCCCAACTTGCAGGCATGAACTTGGTAACATCAGATGTCTTGCGTTGGAGAAGGTGGCTGCATCCCTCGAGCTTCCATGTAAATATCAAGATTACGGGTGTGTAGGAATCTATCCTTACTACAGCAAGCTTAAACATGAATCCCAATGCACTTTTAGACCTTACAATTGTCCTTATGCCGGCTCAGAATGCGCAGTTATTGGTGATATTCCATTTCTTGTGAATCACTTAAAAGATGATCACAAAGTTGATATGCATAATGGCAGTACTTTTAACCATCGCTATGTGAAATCAAATCCGCATGAGGTCGAGAATGCCACTTGGATGCTCACGGTGATGAAAATTTTCCCCTTGCCACttcttttattatttgatttatgatGGTAGTATCAGGCTCTCTAATTTGTAGAGATACTGTTTGGCATGGTTCTTCTTAGTGTAAAATTGGGGATGGAGCTTTTAACAGCTTATGGTTGTCCCTAAACCCTGAACACCTCCAACATAAGCACAAAAATTACTTTTTAGCATAGACACGCCTCTATTTGTATGGCGCTTTCAACTTaaactaaaaaatttacaattttaccca includes:
- the LOC140984315 gene encoding E3 ubiquitin-protein ligase DIS1-like codes for the protein MASGASYYDDLRNKPEVIDPPQNEDMLDVGEHVKDSGQTAIKSDVTVSSSVRELLECPVCLNAMYPPIHQCSNGHTLCSGCKPRVHNRCPTCRHELGNIRCLALEKVAASLELPCKYQDYGCVGIYPYYSKLKHESQCTFRPYNCPYAGSECAVIGDIPFLVNHLKDDHKVDMHNGSTFNHRYVKSNPHEVENATWMLTVFSCFGQYFCLHFEAFQLGMAPVYIAFLRFMGDDNEAKNYSYSLEVGGNGRKAIWHGVPRSIRDNHRKVRDSFDGLIIQRNMALFFSGGDRKELKLRVTGRIWKEQ